GCCGATCATCCGGCCGGTCTGGCCGATGATGACGGCGAAGGGGCCGTTCATCAGGAGCGGCCCGTAGACCATCCGGAGGGTGGTGAAGAGCCTCCTCTCCTTCTCCGGCATCCTGTCGATGGAGTTCCAGATCGGCGGGGCGAGGATCTTGGCGACCACCTCGATGGGGAGCCTCTGCCGCCTCATCAGGAGGTCGGCGGCGTAGGCGATCACCTCGGTGTCGGTCTGGAGGGTGCAGGCGTAGCCGTACATCTCCAGGTACCAGCGGTTGGTGCCGTAAGACGAGATCTCGCCGTTGTGGACGATCGTCGTGTCCAGGAGGCTGAAGGGGTGAGCGCCGCCCCACCAGGCCTGGGTGTTGGTCGGAAACCTCCCGTGGACGGTCCAGGTGTGGGCCCGGTAAGTCCGGTCGAGCATGAAGTACTCGCCGATCTCCTCGGGGTAGCCGACGCCCTTGAAGCAGCCCATGTTCTTGCCGGAGCTGAAGATGTAGGCGTTCTCGATTTTGCCGTTCACCTCCATGATCGACCTGACGATGTAGTCCCCCTCCTCCTCCTCGGAGGCGGGGTCGATCCGGGGGAGGACGAAGTACCGCCAGATCAGGGGCGGGTCTCTCACCGGGACCGCCTCGTCGGTGGGGATCTCCTCGTCGAAGAAGAGGTCGAACCGGCGGGAGAGGAAGGCCTCAAACTCCTTTTTTGCGTCCTTCTTCGCCTGGGGGCTAGGACCTGTGAACATCAGGTGGAGGGCGTAGCAGTCTCGGTGCTCCGGGTAGATGCCGTAGGCGGCAAACCCCCCGCCGAGGCCGTTGCCCCGGACGTGCATGTTGGCTATCGCCTTCATGACGCCCTCTCCTGTAAACCGGTCGCCGTCCCGGTTCATAGCCCCGAAGATGGAGCAGGCTGCGATCTCCTTGGTGTAAAGCTCTCTGCGGGTTCTTCTCTTCCGTGGCATAATGATCCGATACTCCATCCATCGGTCCGATCCTTCTCCATTCCTTCTCGATTCGATGGTGTGCAGCCTGAAGGTAGGCTTAATAAATGTATTATAGGTATTTGAGAAGGTTTGAGAAAGGTTCATAACAATTATGAAGGGGGCGGGGGGGGGTCGATCCCCCTCCAGATGAGAAGAATGGCGGGAGATCATTGATCGAAGGCTGAGGAGTGTCTCAACCGGAGATCTCGGAGAGATCTATCTCCTCCGGATCATTCCGATCCGGATCGGCCCGAAGGGCTGGGGCCCATCAGATGCCCCCCCGAACCCCACGGTCCAGAGGATGATGGGATAAGCCACCCACCGCTCCAGCCCGCCGATCCCCAAGGCGGCGAAGGGGCTCGACGGACCCAGGGCGAAGTAGAGGGCCAGGTCCAGGAGGGCGACGGCCCCGGCGGCGAAGAGGAGGGCTCCGGCGAGAGGCTGGCGGGGCATATGAGCGATGGGTGGCGGGGAGCGGGGGTATTTAAATGTTATACTCAAATAAAGAGAGAGTGTATATATTACATGACTGGAATAGTCGGCCTGTTGCCATGGATAAAAAAGTTAATTATAATCTAATTTAACTTATTGAGACCGGAGAGATTGATACTAAGTAAGCTTTGGGATTCTTAATGGGAGGGTTTAGTTTAATCATCGATTCAATTATGCAATAATACCGAAACATTTTTCTTGTGAGAAATTTCATTTGGTTTTGAGGGAGAACTAAATGGACTTCATCGACAAAATCCGTGAATTGGCGGCTCGAATTCCGAACAAGGTCGAACATATCCAAACTGAAGAAGCTACGAAGAATGCTCTAGTTTTACCATTCATAACAGCTTTAGGATACAACGTGTTTGATCCTACTGAAGTTGTACCTGAATTCACCGCTGATGTCGGGACCAAAAAAGGAGAAAAAGTGGATTACGCTATACTTATGAATGGAAAACCAATTATACTATTTGAGTGCAAATGGTGCGGTTCTGATTTAGAAAAGGAACATGCATCTCAACTATATCGATATTTCAGCGTAACTGATGGTCGATTTGGTGTACTAACTAACGGCATAATTTATAGGTTCTACTCAGATCTGGAAAAGCAAAATAAAATGGATGATAAACCATTCTTCGAATTTAATATGCTCGACATCGATGAATCGCTCGTCGAAGAGTTGAAGAAGTTTACAAAATCATCATTTAATTTGGATTCGATACTCACTACAGCATCTGAGCTTAAATATACAAAGGAAATTAAGAAAATTATAGAGGAACAAACCAAAGATCCATCAGACGAATTCGTCAAATTTTTTGCATCTCAGGTGTATTCAGGCAGAATGACACAACCAGTAAGAGAACAATTTTACCAGATCACAAAGAAGGCGTTGAAGCAGTTCATTAATGATAAGATCAACGAGAGATTGAAATATGCCCTTGTAGAAGAGAGAGTAATTTCTGAAGGTGAAATGATTCGGAATGAGCCTATAGAACAGATCATTATAGAGAAGCAACCAGGCGAAGAGATTATAACAACTGAAGAAGAATACGAAGGATATTATATAGTTAAGACGATCTTACGCAGTTTTATTGACCCTAAGCGAGTTACGATCAGAGATGTTAAAAGTTATTGTAATGTTCTTTTGGATAATAATAACCGAAAGCCGATTTGTCGCCTTTACTTTAATACATCGCAGAAATACTTAGGACTATTTGATAAAAACAAGAACGAACAATCCGTGCCTATTAATTATATAGATGACATATATAAGTATTCCGATGATTTAAAATGTATTGTAGAATATTATGATGAGAATTTTCCTGCCCAAGAACTTCAGGGATTTAGAGGAACAAATGTCAGCTCCTTTGAATTAAGAGGAGTTAAATACGAGGTAGATTCTTGGAGAAACTTGCTTCTCAAGGTGTGTGAGATCATGCAAACGTCGCATAAAGACGAATTCGAACAAGTTCTCTCATTAACGGGCCGTAAACGACCTTATTTCACAAAAGATCCCGATCAATTGAGATCATCAGAACGAATAAAGGGTACAGACATATACGTTGAGATCAATCTTAGTGCAAATACAATTGTAAGACTATCAAAGAATATTATTATATTGTTCGGCTATAACGAGGAAGATCTTTCAGTCGAAATAAAATGAGATCAAAAATTATGTGAACTTGTGTGTTAGTGATGATAAACAATCAGGTTCACCGATGGAAAAAGAACTATATTTAGCTTCCATATCGTTGGGCTAATTTATCTTCAATGTTCTGGTTATTAAAAATTATCCCCCTTCTGCCAGAGGAATGATGCCATCGACCTTTATCATCATTCTCCAGCCTCCCCGCGGACGACCCGGATTACCACCAGTGCCGTCCACGGCCCCACCCTCAACCTCGCCGCCGAGGATTCGCGCCCCCCCCCGTCGGGGAGGAGACCGCCCCCGCCCCCTCGCGCCGGGAGAGGCCGGGGGTCCGGGGCTCCGGCGCCGCCGCCGCGCCGGGGGCGAATAAGAAGGCGGGGACTTTTATAAAAGGGAACAAGCGAGTATTCCTATTTACCATTGCCCATTCTTTAATTATCTCGGATCCGTCTCTTATTTTAGCTCGTTCTCCGCTCTTAGTCGATTCTCGATCCTTTTCCTCGTTTTTCGTCGATAGCTACCGCTATTTTGAGACGATTTCAGCATTTTTAAGTGTACATAGCTGGTATAAGTCGAAAGCAAAGGCAGTGAATACCATTTTAACGTGAACTCTCGGGATCGTCGTTACCATTACATGCGCGCTTCGGAACACTCTTTTAATAACAGCAAACTGACGTTCGCCCGGAAATCTCAGTTTGCTAATCAAGCGGTTTCGCAGCTTATCGAGATCGCTTAGAGGATGACCCGCTGCTGCACGTTTCATTGTGAAGTCGTTTCCCTTAGCCTTCACACCGAAATATCCTTTGTCCCTGAGGACCACCTCTCCTTCAACCGATAGATCAACCCGACTATCGTGCACCGAAGCAGTTGTCGATTCGATGCTCCTTATCAGGCCGTAATCGATATCGACTTTAGAATGAAGTTTATAACCAAAATGGAGTTCCTCACCCTTCTTAGCCCAAGTTCCATCCCTGCTCCGACGAGTCCTAGCGGTCTCTCTTCTTGGTTTCTTTGAACCTCCTGGGTCGGCCTCTATAAACGTTGCATCCTGAATGGTTCCTCTTTTTACCTGAAGCCCTTTAAAATCGAGCTGTCTCTGGAGCTCTTCCCAAACGGACTCATCCTTTCCCGTCTGGGCCATCCGCTCGCGAAAAAGCCATATCGTCCTGGAATCGGGTATAGAATCAGGAAATCCTAAGAATTTCATAAAAGATATTCGATCCGAAATCTGCTTTTCAGTCTCGAGGTCGCTCAACCCGTACCACTGCTGGAGCAAAAGCACCTTGAGCATCAGGATAACATCAAAGTTCGGCCTTCCACCTCGTTCGGTTTTATTATGATACATCTCTTCAAGAATTGGTCGAAATGGTTCCCACTCGATCAAGTTCGTTATCTTTGAAAGCCTATCGCCCAGCTTCTCTACGTTCTTGTAAGCTTCTCGAAGGCCCCATGCAGTAAAAGAACTCATGCACTATTCATGTATATATTAGTATATAATGTTTTCCATAGACATGCTAGGTTTTTAGGAATCCTCAAGCGCAGTATGATGACCTCCACCGACGGCCCTCGCGCCGCCTCCGGCGGGGACTCCAGCAAAGGCGGACGCATGTTCTCCCGCCCATCATTCCAAAATGCTTTTTTAGTATGAGCTTTCTTTGACAGCATGGATGCGGTCTGGATGGCTTATATTATCGAAACAAGTCGGAGATGAATAGGAATGCTGGAATCCGTCGTGAGCATCGTACAGTCCACCCCACTAGCATATAAATTTGCTATTATTCTGGGCCTGATCCTGGTGATTGCTGCGATCTGCCCGCCCTTGATATCAGCGGTCATCAAGCAGTCCCTCGCCCTGACGGGGAGGCAGGCCCAGGCCCTGGCAGCCATAGGATTAATTTTGATCGTCGCGGGCTCTTCTGGCCTTTACATGGCGAACAAACCCCCAAGAATAAAGGAGATTCAACCAGACGCAGGCGAATACACAGTAGGAAGTCGGATCTTCATCACAGTTCATGCTTTTGATCCTGAAGACGACAACGACCTCAGATATGAGTTTCGTCGGAAGGGCCCTGCCACCAACGATAAGTGGATTACAGTCAAGGGACCGGAAAACAATAATTC
The sequence above is drawn from the Methanothrix harundinacea 6Ac genome and encodes:
- a CDS encoding class II glutamine amidotransferase encodes the protein MPRKRRTRRELYTKEIAACSIFGAMNRDGDRFTGEGVMKAIANMHVRGNGLGGGFAAYGIYPEHRDCYALHLMFTGPSPQAKKDAKKEFEAFLSRRFDLFFDEEIPTDEAVPVRDPPLIWRYFVLPRIDPASEEEEGDYIVRSIMEVNGKIENAYIFSSGKNMGCFKGVGYPEEIGEYFMLDRTYRAHTWTVHGRFPTNTQAWWGGAHPFSLLDTTIVHNGEISSYGTNRWYLEMYGYACTLQTDTEVIAYAADLLMRRQRLPIEVVAKILAPPIWNSIDRMPEKERRLFTTLRMVYGPLLMNGPFAVIIGQTGRMIGLTDRIRLRPLTAATSGEMFYISSEEASIRLISPHLDRVWTPNGGEPVVGELYSMRKDQP
- a CDS encoding IS5 family transposase, with amino-acid sequence MSSFTAWGLREAYKNVEKLGDRLSKITNLIEWEPFRPILEEMYHNKTERGGRPNFDVILMLKVLLLQQWYGLSDLETEKQISDRISFMKFLGFPDSIPDSRTIWLFRERMAQTGKDESVWEELQRQLDFKGLQVKRGTIQDATFIEADPGGSKKPRRETARTRRSRDGTWAKKGEELHFGYKLHSKVDIDYGLIRSIESTTASVHDSRVDLSVEGEVVLRDKGYFGVKAKGNDFTMKRAAAGHPLSDLDKLRNRLISKLRFPGERQFAVIKRVFRSAHVMVTTIPRVHVKMVFTAFAFDLYQLCTLKNAEIVSK